CAGTGTTTGTTTAAAGATGTATGGTCTTGTAAGGGCTTCACATCATATTCAACCTTAAATGGGAATGTTAAGCCTTgcagtgacctggtgacttgtccagggtgtaccctgcctcttgcccatagtcagctgggataggctccagcttgcctgtgacactgtatataggataagcggctacagataatggatggatggatgggaatgTTATGATTATAAATCTTAAACAGATAAGACagtgatttgttgtttcattctTTCCTGCAGTGGGTGAAGATGAAAGCCACAGTGGTGATGGCTCTGTAGATATCTTTACAGAGGAGGAACTTCTTCCTCTCAGTTCTCCTTCATTCACAACTTTCACCAGATCATGGCCAGTTTCAGCTAATCTCAAGACTCCAACTCGGGATAGTACAACACCACAAAGTGTGTCCAAGCCTCAGCTAGAAGAATCTGACTCTTCTTTGCCTATCAAGAGGAATTTTTTTAATAATTCAGGGTTTGCACTGGCAAAAACATTCAAGTCCAGCACAGAAAGCTTCACCAAGCTCGGAGTCTCACAGTCCTCAGCTACCACAGATAACTTTAGAGCCATTTGGCCCACAACACACACCACACCTCAAACACTCCCTGGAATAGAGGAAGAAAAAGAGAAGACCACTTCTCAGATGATGCTGAACATGGAGTCAAATTCAACTCACTTAAACATGAAGTCTAATTTAGCTTCTTCAGAAATTACTAGAAACATTATACCAAACACAGTAGCTGCTGTCATCAGTCAATCAGAGGCCACTATGAAAACTTTAACTGGCCAAACCCACAACACTGAAACCATTTCCAGAGAGAACGTCAGTCAAGCCAATTACCAAACCCCGTTGTCAAGTGCAACACCATCACCAATGACTCAGATTCAAACTACTCTTATTCCAGAAACTTATTCCACCACAATTACAGATGAGGgaaaatacatgaaaaccagtGCTGGGACAACCGCTACTAACACAGACTCTGGCAATACAGGAACAACTATCATTCTGACTACATCACATGTAActgagggtgaaagtgattccagCACAACTGCATCAGTGACCACAAATGGGCTAGCCAGTAGTACCACTACAACTGTTACTACTGGCAAACTCAACAAACGCAACACACACCGCATTAGTTTGGCTAAAAAACTGCAAGAACCAAAACGAAAGATCACTGTGGAGGATAAGGAGGAGAAACCTCAAAAGCAGCCAGGTAAAAAAGTCTCTAATGAGTTACAATTCCTTGATATTTAACTACAACAATACCACAAGCAAAAATGACTGTGAccaattattttttaatattttatGGGTGGATTTGTAATATTCTGtatttcgttgccttgtacctgtgacatgtgcaatgacaaacttgaatctaatctaatctaatattgcATATTTAACTTCTTAATTTTGGGTGGGTAGTGGGAAACTTAAAAGTATAAAAGCATATTTCTTTTTCTCATTGGCGATTCTTTCTAACTCACTAACAGCCCCACTTACACTGTCACAAGTGCTTTTGAATTCCTGTCCTGTTTTGATCATATGAAATTGCTTTATGAAAAATCCTTTAGTTATGCAAAATATTCAACATTTGAAAACTGATGCACCACTGAGTCTACAGGATATTTAAAAAATGTGTGAGTATTTTTGACTACAGTGTAATACAATGTCCAATATTAATAGCAAGCTAGTCCTGGTGTCTGGAAAGTGTCTGGTGCACACGAGAAAGTTTGTGGGGCACAGAAGAATGTATCCAGTGTGTATGAGAAAAGTATCTGATGTCATTTGTTAGTTGATTTGTGATATCTTCTAATACATTTTGCATTCTCAGCTATCTCTCTCAGGACAGCCATTCTCCTGTCAGAAACAGTTAGTCATCATATTTATGGAATTGAGGCTTCTCTCAGGTAGTTTCTTGTGTGCATCAGaaactttctcttttttttctttttcctttttttttaacatttaggggctctgtacaaataaacttaacaTGAACAATTTTCTTTTACCgtccaaatggtttgatttcttttgagctaatttatttgtACTGGATGATGTAATTGGTTTGCAGGATAACTGTCCTGTACATACTAGGTACAAGGCATCAATACTTTATACTAAGACCCTTAAAGGGGACTGTACACAagactgtttttttgtttgtagaAGAATGCAAGGACACACTGGCCACAATTGCAGAACCCATTGCACACAACAAATATGGCCGTAATGAAGGTGCCTGGATGAAAGACCCAATGGCTCATGACAACAAGATTTATGTTGCTAATTATTTTTATGGCCACAAGCTGCTGGAGTTTCAGAACATGGATGTTTTTAAACAAGGTATCATTTCCAGTGAATATCCAGTgagcagaattagactgaattttATTCAGTAGAGAAAGCTCTGCATGGACAGCATTGCATGTACCTATTTTGTATGAAGGCAAGTCCATATTTCTGTTAAGGACATAATGACAGTTCACCGTATCATGTTTTTCAGCTATTTAGTTGAGGAATAATTTTAGTAACCATTTAAACATGCAATGTTTAACATAATAAGCAGCAACAGAAGGCTGAACATTTTTATATCATGAAAATTTAATGGGTATCTTCTTGCTCTTGTTTATTTACTAATATTTGTCACTGCTATGAATATTGAATCACTGTTAAATTCCAGGTCGTTTCACCAACTTGTATAAGCTGCCCTATAGCTGGCTGGGCACAGGCCATGCAGTCTATGATGGTGCCTTCTTCTTCAACCGAGCTTTCTCACGTGACATCATCAAGTTTGACCTCCGGCAGCAACGTGTGGCTGCTTGGACCATGTTGCATGATGCTGCACTGAGTGGTGATGTTTCATCATGGCGATGGAGAGGACGCTCAGATGTGGAACTGGCTGTGGATGAAAGTGGCCTCTGGGTGATCTACGCTGCACTGGATGATGAGGGCTACCTACAGGAAGTGATGGTGCTGAGCCGTCTGAACCCAGATGACCTGAGCACACAGCGAGAAACCACATGGAGGACAGGGCTGAGGCGTGAACGCTATGGCAACTGTTTTATTGTGTGTGGTGTCCTCTATGCTACCGAGCACCATGGAGAACAACAGGAGAACAATCTGAGCTATGCCTTTGATACACATACCAATACACAAATGACCCCACGGCTCCCTTTTGGCAATAACTCCACTTACATTGCGCAGATTGACTATAACCCCAAAGAAAGGGCACTGTACACCTGGAACAATGGCCACCAGATCACTTATGATGTTGAATTTGCATATGTAGACCCATTTTAGAAAGGAACAGCAGACCATTCTAAAGTGTATTATACAAAATTTGGGGAAATAGATGATACAATATGTGTATGAAATGTGGACTGTAGAGCAGTCCACTTAGTATTTTTGTGATATATTGTCCCTCATATTTCTCATAATGCTGATGTTTGTACTAGTTATCTGCAGTCAACTCAAATTATTGCCAGCTTTATAAGTAAAATTGAGTACTGtattccccccaacacacacacacacacacacacacacacacacacacacacactttttccatTGCAAAAACCTGATTTTAATATCATCATCACGTTTCAAATAATATTTTATGAAATGTAGAGGAGAGGATCTTGCATCActcctccataaagaacatttcaaattATACGTGCATGTGGATTTCCCTCTTCAGACACTGGTTTTCTACAGGAGTTTAAAACTTGGATTTATGTATTGGTGTATTTGGCTCATCATCTTGTTAGAAACTCTGTCTATGGCTCTGTCTTGGCTTTCTGGCAGAGGCAATCTGGTTTAAGCTGAATATATAGTGGCATCAATGTTCACAAGAACTACCAGCCACAACACAGCCTCAAAGCATCACTTATCCACCCCATGTTTGTAATTCCCAATGGGGTTCATGACCCAAGTTTGACCACACACACTTCCATTTGTAGTTCCTGAGGGCTTATGAGTTGAATGCAACTTTTTCAAACTGCAGTATTGTTGAGAAAGTCTTTGAAACGACCACAGAAATCTGTGCTAAACTGTGCAGTTCCATGCAATACTGAACTATTGGGTGCTTTACTTTCCTCACTTCACTGTGGGgagggggaaaataaataaataaataaatcccaaaCATTTTTTGTCTTTATTTAAAATGTTAAATGTAAATATTAAAATTATTTTTGGCAGTAATTCTGGAGTTATAGTACTACAGATGGTTTTCAAAATGCTAATGTCACTTTATTTTGCTTCTTTGGAAAAAACCTGTGGAGCACCTTTACAAACACAAAAGATCAGCCCagctaaatattttttttacagtgatgggaaatatgtcacttatgtttcaaacacttttttttaatcccctgctggccaaaaggtccgaagggggattatgtcatagtgatgtctgtccgtccatccgtccgtttcgggaagggtactcacattctgaaatcaactcctctcacaatttttggaggaatttcacgaaacttgacaagattctttgttatatgttggtaatacagtatgcatattgcaatttcattcaattcaatcgcattttaccagagttatggcatagttgccagcggggaatattgtgctctcagagcactcttgttgtttttgttttagtTATATGGTTTAGTTATAGTTATTTAATTCCAGTGCTTCAGATATCCAATTCAAATTTACACACGATGTCTTTTGCACATGTAATGCCCCAGTACTGTTTGCAGAGAAACAGCAACACATCATGATGTGGTGGCTCACTGTGGACATGCTGTTTTTTGGATCCTACACACAACCCTTCTTTCTGCAATCATGAGTCACTGTATAGTTGTCATAGTGCCAAAGTTCCTTCACCTGCACTATGACTACTATGTGTACCATGATGTGTGCATATCTGAATACTTTTTTCCTTTCTCATTTTGTTTTGTAAACATGCCTTGATTGCTTATGAATACATACTttttgtccacacacacacacacacacacacattatatatatatatatatatatatatatatatatatatatatatatatatatatatgtgtgtgtgtatatatatatatatacacacatacacacacacacacaaatttatatatatatatatatatatatatatatatatatatatatatatatatatatatgtatgtatgtatgtgtgtgtgtgtgtgtgtgtgtgtgtgtgtgtgtgtgtatgtatatatatgtgtgtgtgtgtgtgtgtgtgtgtgtgtgtgtgtatatatatattattaaacTTTATTACAGGCTCGAGGCCCACAaagaatacattacaatacatacATCAATAAAACAATACACCACACattcatatatataaaaaagctaaTAAAGGCACTCATACCAGTGTTCCCAAATCACAGACATGTACCTAACAGAGCTATGACTTGGATCTACTAATTGTGCAATAAGTTGATTTGTAGAGCGGTCCAGCCTGCTCATAAACTTAAAGGTGAGATTTCTCACCAGTGCCATGAATGTAGTTAGACCTAGTTTGCAGAACAACCCACTTGCTCTAGTACTTCTTGGTTTCTTCAAAAGAATCCTAAGACAGTCATTGTAAGCTACTTTCAGCTTGAGCAAGCTCTCCTTCTTGTATCTAACCCAGAGTGGAGCTGTGTAAAGAGGGGAGCAGTACGTTCGAAACAAGTTGACTTTAACATCTGTAGTGCAGTGATGGAATTTTCTAGCCAGCATGTTAGCTTGGACATATAACACTGTCCTCTGTCTGCTAATGTCGGCATCATCCTCCAGCGTATCAGTTAAGATATGCCCCAGATATTTTGTTACATTAGCTACTCCCAGCTCTTCTCCAGATAGGTAAAAAGGAGGGAACTTGATTTTGAAATCATCCTTGGTCCTACAAAACATTACCACACTCTTCTTAGCATTATATTTAATGTCAAACTCTACCCCATAATCAGAACAGATATTGAGGAGCTGTTGGAACCCACTGCTACTTGGGGATAGAATGGTAAGGTCATCTGCATATAAGAAGTGACTAATCAATGCGTCACCAACCATACAACCTGTTTGGCATGCTCCCAACTGCCTAGACAGGTCATCCATATAAGCATTGAATAAGGCTGGAGATAAAATTCCCCCCTGCCGTACCCCGTTACTGACATTAAAAGGTGTAGATAGGATGTTCCCCCATTTAACCCGCACACTTTGGTTAGAATACCAATAAGCTAAAATTCGTACCAGACTACtggggactcccctttgcttgaGTTTATTAAACAATTTAAAATGATTGACATGATCAAAAGCTCTCGAAGCATCAATAAAACCTACAAGGACAGTAGAACCCTGTCTCCTATATGCCTCTACAACCTCTTTCAGTGCATAGATaccggggcgatttctcagagacaacaagggaagccgagcttcccctaaaattctctccccaaactgtggcatctacgacgttgaattctcattaaaacaataacttgcataacataatatatgcccaagattgtatttacgttcataactatcctgtaacttatttgagtgatgtctgatgaacttgcagttcgctatgagaatcacctttgctgccaggctgtaaccagcgttgccagatactgctgctgttttccagccaaaatatgttcaaaacccgccaaaatccacttaaaaccgcccaatctggcaacactggctgtaacctttcttatttcaatgggctctatggctggcagccaggtatccgttgcagtctatgagagggctctgaacagccaatttcggctagttgttattggttaaaatcgacaaaatcgtcacttccagggaagccgggcttctctgggactaaacgagacagtgggaggggcaagaagccgggctgatgaaggattattggaggtagtgtttgaaagacatgaggatggcgagctctgtacttcggcgtcggcgaggaacacggaagcatgatcagtcagtccctagcggatgtcgagaaagtgtagtcgtgtgccaaagtactgtccgaatttcttttcatataaacgtttcttctcattgatgtctctgtacattactctgtaaataaatgtaaatattactcgttgtgctccgttaactttcatccattctatcagtttgatcattcgtgaattcactcgtttatttcatttgtagttcaatctggttgtaggctagcttgagccttattgggatctgcagtgctagctgctaacagaaattggtgaagtctctggaaagcacaaccagctagtatgacagggtcacagaccattttctggaaaaggagcggagggcagaatttgtgtataaatagtgtgcatcatataatgttcatgaatctgaagtgtgtatattgttcagtaatgttaagagaatggtgggctctgtgttataggttatacctgggtataatattcaaggttctgtgtgttgcatagcctacctggttatggatttccagactgtgttgcagaagatgttcaaggatgtgttgcacagctgggtgttgtgttaaagactctgtgttgcatatcagggtatgatgttcaaggctcttcgttgaatagccagtgatttttggatgtttgatatttttgatcagggctttgaaccagaatttttttcctattggttcgttccgaacagaaacggaattttaacgtttccggttttgggttccaccattaaatagacgttcccgaaccggttagaacaaaaaaatttcgttcctggaacggttaattacgttccctgtcagctgtttaacaaatggctataaaattatgtctctgtctcatccagcttaagccaaatgtaggctaattctattacaaccttcattaaataagacaagaaataattcaaaacaattattatttcaaatgttggcgatttggattctcagtacgtcttcccatctacacaaacagaaaaagtgccaaaaatgaaaagataattagtttagtgtgttaccaaaggctagtcaggccctatagagggctaccgcatgacgtcaccgtgccgcgagattttgttaggcgccatattggaagaccaagtacacatctatgcaagtacatacatacataaaacaaactacacctgaaatgtagccagggccggttctgccctaatctggacccgggtgcaaaatcgcgcaaccccccaaaaaaaaaaaacagtctaaatcaggacaaccatcacataactataactataaacattttatatcaactattttaactaaatgggctataataaataagcctgcaggcagccacggcgggctgcctcagaaaagtaaccattcaatgacacaactggaagcctgcagccacggcgggctgccttaaaaagtaaccatttgtcctaccttaaaactcgttttgcattttctgcctccttttttgtattttcgaccctccgtttattttctttccttttctgaaaacccgatttgtgtccagacattttgttctgctaccaacgaactaactcgtcaggtctcgtctctcgagtccgcaatgattcccgtgggaagggcaacaattgatacatttttacaaacagccaatagggaagtTGCAACGTtcgggctcttctttgctcagacacttagtaatgcacttactcacttattatcacatggagacatgatagtagtccaccttcccgctctctccattcagtcagcgaacgtcacacaggaagtgaaccccagcgggtcatagaaacttgtgcaggagaagaatgacttatttgtaggctacagaaactttgaggaacgaaataaaaaccggtattaaccggttaccattatttttaataagcgtttctgttccggaacataaaaaataataaagtttctggtttcgtttctgttccatgtgaaatagaaaaagttcccggttttcgttccttgaaccggttcaaagccctgtttttgattaaggatatgaggcactagcctggcaagccagactgtaacatgaaatgtacaagcaaaaatactttctgccactaggtagggttgtctagttcactatgctaatggggcacacctttctatgctttgatatccggcctataggttttacgatgaatgcgtaaaatgggcttccccgttttaaaaaccagcagccgccactgatagatACATTGGTCAGTGCTATGCTTAGGCTTGAAGCCAAACTGATTGTCAGTGGTAGTTACTTACTCTTTCAAGAATTAGACTTTCAAGAACTTTAGAGATAATGCTGGCAAGGGCTATGGGTCTGTAGTTATCAATACTACCAACCTTACCAGCCTTGTCTTTAATAACTGGAACAAGAATTACTGACATCATGGAATCAGGCAGTATGCCATGACACACCAAACCAGAGatattattccatattttttttcctcagaattgagtgattccatttttttccctgtgcttggtctataaaagtaacatttactgacttccacaatgctttttcttcatttcttttagtgtttctgaagataACTGAAACAAGAATATATACacagagtgtatatatatatatatatatatatatatatatatatatatatatatatatatatatagtgtgttagtgtgtgtgtatatatatatatatatatatatatatatatatatatatatatatatatatatagtgtgttagtgtatatatatatatatatatatatatatatatatatatatatatatatatatatatatatatacggtgtatatatacacacacacacgtatacaacccctggcaaaaagtatggaatcaccagtcttgaatgagcactcattcacacgttttattctgtagaacaaaacatgatacaataataaagtcattctaaagtgcaccttcttggccttcagaaacactaaaagaaatgaagaaaaagcattgtggaagtcagtaaatgttacttttatagaccaagcacagggaaaaaaatatggaatcactcaattctgaggaaaaaaaatatggaatcatgaaaaacagacaaacaaaagaacattcaaaacacatcactagtacttagttgcaccacctctggcttttataacggcttgcagtctcttaggcatggacttgatgagtgacaaacagtattcttcatcaatctggtgccaactctctttgattgcagttgccaggtcagctttgcaggccggagccttgtcgtggaccatttttttcaattttcaccacaagttttctattgggttgagatctggactatttgcaggccatgacattgactggatgtgtctttcaccaaggaatgctttcacagtttttgctctatggcacgatgcattttcatcttggaaaattatttcatcatccccaaacattttttcaattgaagggataagaaaactgtccaaaatgtcaatgtaaacctgtgcatttattgaagaagtaaccacagccatctccccagtgcctttgcctgacatgcagccccgtatcatcaaggattgtggaaatttggatgttttcttcaggcagtcctcttcataaatctcactggaacggcaccaaacaaaagttccagcatcatcaccttgtccaatgcagattcgtgattcatcactgaagataactttcatctagtcatccacagtccatgattgcttctccttagcccattgtagtcttgttcttttctgtttaggtctcaatgatggttttcttttagctttcctatatgaaaatcccatttcctttaggcgatttctcacggttcggtcacatacttgtacattgactccagcttcctcccatttatgcttcatttgttttgttgtactttttcggttttcaagacatatggccttaagttttttgtcttgacgctttgatgtcttccttggtctaccagtacgcttggctttaaaaaccttcccatgctgtttgtacttggtccatatcttagatacagctgactgtgaacagcccacatctttggcaaccatgcgtgaagagttaccttctttaagaagtttgacaatcctctcttttgtttcaagagacatctctcttgttggagccatgattcttgccaatccacttggtccagcagccctccaaggtgtgataactgcgctgtttctaactgcagactaacgagcagatctaatctgaggcaggtgtcaatttagggaaaggaaattgactgggcaagtccttattttctacctgaaaattgagtgattccatatttttttcctcagaattgagtgattccatatttttttccctgtgcttggtctataaaagtaacatttgctgactatcacaatgtattttcttcgtttattttagtgtttctgaaggccaagaagttgcactttggaatgactttattattgtatcatgtttgtgatctcagtttgttctacagaataaaacgtctgaatgagtgctcatccaagactggtgattccatactttttgccaggggtacacacacacacacacatatatatatatatatatatatatatatatatatatatatatatatatatatatatatatatatattacacacgtataattgtggtcagaagtttccaTACACTCATGGACATGACTGTCAtggtaatattgggctttcaatgatttctttaaactgttctttttctggggcagAATGATCACacaacatctttaatagaaaaacaagaatatggtgcacaagttttaatttaattttggttttctaaaatcaaaatagtttcaaaattatacatacagggtcaaaaatataaaaAACATGCACTTGGACATAatggggttcattgtcctgttggaatacccaaaacacacatcaaagctggttttGGAATGGATAACATTAATCTTTTGGAAAGTGCCAGGAAACCAACACATTTAATTAAAGTCTTCCAATtatgccaagaagagtggtcaaatacccagtgcagaattctgccagaagtgtttgatggctaccaaaagcatctggttatgttgctttacatttttttttttgggggggggacaagaAGACATTGAAATCTATTTTGTTGTTGCCTGAGGTTATCTGTTTGTGTATAGAAGCTGGTGAGGACAACACAATTGTTATTCAggccataataaataaaattgaattaaagGAGggtgcaattattttttccatgactCTGTACACAGTACatacactcactgagcactttatgaggaacactgtaccaataCTGGGTAGGGCCTCACTTttctctcaaaacagcctcaattcttcatggcatggatttcacgagatgttggaaacattctgGATTTTGGTCTATGTTGTCATGATTGCATCACACatttcctgcagatttttcaggtgcactttgtagcatcagccacataaagttttattaatcagtagcgtaaaatagtatctatgtctaaggcacttatttatatttcgtattaaaacgtctatgtaaattaatacatagaaagccttcactttaagagaaattcagggcgagcatgagcctaggagtctattgaggtatttcacctgacgtcacagggtcacgtgacgccccggtgtccgccattttgaacgtcaagctagctaatgtcaacaacagtagctggtatgttactgtagcaatgtttacgttcagtcatttggatgactgttaaaacctttcagtctcaagtttttcctttactggatttactagtttactgagctagcgcgccggccgccggcaggctagcacgcgctagctcccagcttgcccgagcgcgctagctcagtaaactagtaaatccagtaaaggaaaaacttgagactgaaaggttttaacagtcatccaaatgactgaacgtaaacattgctacagtaacataccagctatgatgtcattgacattagctagtgctaacagctagttgctaatacactgctactactacaccgaccctaataatacagttcttggtcattgcctggtaacagcaaatttataacgggccatgtctcaacagactaagaagttatttcaatgacatttaataacattttgtttatcctgaggaccgaaagtaaatgaaaatgtgaacaaaccttag
This Neoarius graeffei isolate fNeoGra1 chromosome 3, fNeoGra1.pri, whole genome shotgun sequence DNA region includes the following protein-coding sequences:
- the olfml2ba gene encoding olfactomedin-like 2Ba: MEALGFWCLMFLALSSAASNSPRALQEEKSEQNKTPEAEIDDHGNVLIELLADYDKERDADCGCKCVVRVVGRSARSPESYTVQTVASRHGCKCACAATPQPAQQPCEENVREKKLQQAARENDKLLAIIDLLENTFTKTNLLKLLKLNALTTELLERVANIERLLFQNQTTEKTKVESVPTEPEKRTVLPTSTPPPWQENKKKPSDKSNEAAAYQHTESKYEEKFVGGQLKRSGLGLEDVKALQEQEHHGKQQHPNLIVRGITYYKSDPVDETEVEDNMGEDESHSGDGSVDIFTEEELLPLSSPSFTTFTRSWPVSANLKTPTRDSTTPQSVSKPQLEESDSSLPIKRNFFNNSGFALAKTFKSSTESFTKLGVSQSSATTDNFRAIWPTTHTTPQTLPGIEEEKEKTTSQMMLNMESNSTHLNMKSNLASSEITRNIIPNTVAAVISQSEATMKTLTGQTHNTETISRENVSQANYQTPLSSATPSPMTQIQTTLIPETYSTTITDEGKYMKTSAGTTATNTDSGNTGTTIILTTSHVTEGESDSSTTASVTTNGLASSTTTTVTTGKLNKRNTHRISLAKKLQEPKRKITVEDKEEKPQKQPEECKDTLATIAEPIAHNKYGRNEGAWMKDPMAHDNKIYVANYFYGHKLLEFQNMDVFKQGRFTNLYKLPYSWLGTGHAVYDGAFFFNRAFSRDIIKFDLRQQRVAAWTMLHDAALSGDVSSWRWRGRSDVELAVDESGLWVIYAALDDEGYLQEVMVLSRLNPDDLSTQRETTWRTGLRRERYGNCFIVCGVLYATEHHGEQQENNLSYAFDTHTNTQMTPRLPFGNNSTYIAQIDYNPKERALYTWNNGHQITYDVEFAYVDPF